The Sinorhizobium terangae genome has a window encoding:
- a CDS encoding GIY-YIG nuclease family protein: protein MNIGELVPRPTKREAFRRSRLRFIPDGSGCYVLTSFDGNVLYVGLTKNLKRRMGQHLDNPEKVNATSNGRAVWFSWLECDDLSKVERTWMNIYAQHHGTLPLLNKIYSATSS, encoded by the coding sequence ATGAATATTGGCGAATTGGTTCCCCGGCCAACGAAGAGGGAAGCGTTCCGTCGCAGCAGATTGCGCTTCATTCCAGACGGCAGTGGTTGCTACGTGCTGACGTCATTTGATGGGAATGTCCTTTACGTCGGCCTCACGAAGAATCTCAAGCGCCGAATGGGGCAGCACCTGGACAATCCGGAAAAGGTAAATGCCACTAGCAACGGGCGGGCAGTGTGGTTTTCTTGGCTCGAATGCGACGATCTGAGCAAGGTGGAGAGAACGTGGATGAACATCTACGCCCAACATCATGGTACGCTGCCGTTACTCAACAAGATCTATTCTGCTACGTCTTCATGA
- a CDS encoding PD-(D/E)XK nuclease family protein: MPLGLADRAVQLLQALPSRSGLRLKRLTLAEPRALLPPLWLRLVDALEAAGVSIDQHEGCVPAVEGSDLRKVQGALAGEPPEPLEGDGTFVVVEANTELMAAEAVADWLATGSAEEGAGTVVLAPDGDTALLDHALAARGLPALGLSAASPWRGALQVLPLAFAAAWRPFDPRVLLNLLMLPRPPISRWAAKRLARALSSEPGIGGAAWLNAWAEIEARLLEMHTELESKDANKKVDAVLAEWRMWTDVGRFDRSVGIPMVEAQAIAGRVAAWAMRADAGRNDRLLLAVAAAAGAVVDALTRLEQEVVSALLLERIVGQVLSEGVVNPDHVPEAGSVRTVRAPGALWSAAPRVVWWGFVGPGERLAHEPWDSNEVKALEAAGVTLESSAEAARRIGAGYTQVLQRTAERLIFVRPALLRDEQTTVHPLAHQLKPILEGAGEGVTFKAERLLREPDAALAGRHLTRQASETKDPPGGVATWTLPGSTATAFMEGRRESATSLGRLLNCQFGWFAHDVLGLRPGRFAEIPGPDQLFGNLAHEIARRLLPPGPPPPMGGVRTGATELFETLLPQIAAPLLQPEHAGELSSARELVPAALESLVRLLHERDLEVVGSELEREGSHQGLSLHGRLDLLVRRGSQVAVLDLKWTRSERRYLEQIADGSAVQLAVYRAISAETGTKGTGGYFLLRQRRILAGGGSILTDHPIESERTDTETLDMVAGDWKRWRDLASSGVLVAAGFEDVVNDRLEGLEFEAPKEPCRFCDLTSLCRVQVETI; this comes from the coding sequence TTGCCGCTTGGCCTTGCAGATCGCGCGGTTCAGCTGCTGCAAGCATTGCCAAGTCGTTCCGGCCTGCGTCTTAAACGGCTCACGCTGGCTGAACCGCGAGCTCTGCTTCCCCCGCTGTGGCTGCGGTTGGTGGACGCACTGGAGGCCGCCGGCGTCTCGATCGATCAGCACGAAGGCTGCGTACCGGCCGTGGAAGGGTCCGACCTTCGCAAGGTGCAGGGGGCTCTTGCCGGGGAACCGCCGGAACCGCTCGAGGGAGACGGCACTTTCGTCGTTGTTGAGGCCAACACGGAACTGATGGCTGCGGAAGCAGTCGCCGATTGGCTGGCGACCGGTTCTGCTGAGGAGGGTGCGGGCACCGTTGTGTTGGCCCCGGACGGAGACACGGCCTTGCTCGATCATGCGCTGGCTGCGCGTGGCCTTCCGGCGCTTGGCCTCTCAGCCGCATCACCCTGGCGTGGCGCGCTGCAGGTACTGCCACTCGCCTTCGCCGCTGCTTGGCGACCATTCGATCCGCGAGTGCTGCTCAACCTTCTTATGCTTCCTCGACCGCCGATCTCCCGTTGGGCGGCAAAGCGTCTGGCCCGTGCACTGAGCTCGGAGCCAGGAATCGGTGGTGCGGCTTGGCTTAATGCTTGGGCCGAGATTGAAGCGCGGCTCCTGGAGATGCACACCGAGCTTGAATCAAAGGACGCGAACAAGAAAGTTGATGCCGTACTCGCCGAATGGCGCATGTGGACGGATGTCGGCCGTTTCGACAGGAGTGTGGGAATTCCGATGGTCGAGGCGCAAGCGATCGCCGGTCGAGTGGCCGCATGGGCGATGCGCGCGGATGCTGGACGCAACGACAGGCTCTTGCTGGCCGTCGCTGCAGCCGCGGGTGCTGTGGTGGATGCCCTCACTCGCCTGGAGCAGGAGGTCGTCTCGGCCTTGCTGCTGGAGCGAATCGTCGGCCAAGTGCTTTCGGAGGGTGTTGTTAATCCGGATCATGTTCCCGAAGCAGGAAGCGTTCGTACCGTGCGCGCGCCCGGAGCGTTGTGGTCGGCGGCGCCGCGGGTGGTCTGGTGGGGCTTCGTTGGCCCAGGCGAACGGCTCGCCCACGAACCTTGGGATAGCAACGAGGTCAAGGCTCTCGAGGCCGCAGGTGTGACCTTAGAGTCGTCAGCCGAGGCGGCGCGCAGGATTGGGGCTGGCTATACCCAGGTTCTACAGCGCACGGCAGAACGGCTGATTTTCGTGCGGCCGGCGCTTTTGCGGGACGAACAGACCACAGTGCATCCTCTTGCCCATCAATTGAAACCCATTCTTGAGGGCGCCGGCGAAGGAGTGACGTTCAAGGCCGAGCGTCTGCTGCGCGAGCCAGACGCGGCACTTGCCGGACGCCATCTCACCCGTCAGGCTAGCGAAACCAAGGATCCGCCCGGCGGCGTCGCGACGTGGACCTTGCCGGGTAGCACCGCGACCGCCTTCATGGAAGGGCGGCGTGAGAGCGCAACCTCGCTTGGTCGACTTTTGAACTGCCAGTTCGGTTGGTTTGCCCACGATGTCTTGGGCCTGCGGCCCGGGCGCTTCGCTGAAATTCCAGGGCCAGATCAGCTCTTTGGCAATCTCGCCCATGAGATCGCACGAAGGTTGCTCCCTCCCGGACCGCCACCGCCGATGGGTGGTGTGCGCACCGGCGCCACGGAACTCTTCGAAACTCTGCTGCCACAGATCGCGGCGCCGCTGCTGCAGCCCGAGCACGCGGGTGAGCTCTCTTCTGCGCGCGAACTCGTGCCGGCTGCATTGGAATCGCTCGTGCGTTTGCTGCATGAGCGCGACTTGGAAGTCGTTGGCTCGGAACTTGAACGGGAGGGTTCTCACCAAGGTCTCAGCCTTCACGGGAGACTGGATCTGCTTGTGCGCCGTGGCTCGCAAGTCGCGGTACTGGATCTGAAATGGACCCGATCCGAGCGGCGTTACCTGGAGCAGATCGCCGACGGGAGTGCGGTTCAATTGGCCGTGTACCGCGCGATCTCGGCGGAAACCGGAACTAAGGGCACCGGAGGCTACTTCCTGCTGCGTCAGCGCCGGATCCTGGCCGGCGGGGGTTCGATCTTGACTGATCATCCGATCGAGTCCGAGCGCACGGACACCGAAACGCTCGACATGGTCGCAGGTGATTGGAAGCGCTGGCGTGATCTTGCGTCGTCAGGCGTGCTGGTGGCGGCCGGATTTGAGGACGTGGTCAACGACCGGCTTGAGGGTCTCGAGTTCGAGGCGCCGAAAGAGCCTTGCCGTTTCTGTGATTTGACGAGCCTCTGCCGCGTCCAAGTGGAGACCATCTGA
- a CDS encoding UvrD-helicase domain-containing protein, whose translation MRRLNTITAAAGAGKTTRIVADIAREVTIRAPEEILATTFTIKAADELVERARAKLFEGGNVEEAARLLGARFGTVNAVCGHIVSDFAIDLGRSPSTSVIGEGNEALVFSVAADAAIAARAGVLNPLAERFGYNDPRRPDSGEPPDWRRTVRAIVTLARANGLDAAGLLASAERSVETYRTLLPSPVADGAALDAALTAALAAAMAARPAQPSATAAKDLPTIRAAHERASRGEVLNWSTWAKLTKVSCARTKDGPAYAEALADLVAAAGRHVDHPRLRGETEQFILETFTCAAEALTAYHNWKAERGLLDFTDQEALALEVLKDPVRVGRLRERVGRVFVDEFQDSSPLQLAVFTALAEVAEESTWVGDPKQAIYGFRGADTELTQAAFTGSGVAANPQDVLSKSWRSRPGIIKLSNALFTPAFERMGLAAAQHAFSGAARSDVEFDRPPIAWWPLLGKVEEQAQALAEGIRQCLADTWQWTVEGVRREHRPLRSGDIAVLCRTNTDVARFARALSRAGLPVAVERFGLVRTPHVELVLAACRLVADATDRLALAELARFFGGDPESDDWLHAAAAEDSAAALRARVPVADELERLRERTLNLTPVELIDSVLALPALMEQIEQWGDPAIRFDDLEALRGFAAAYEGECAASGAPATLQGLLLSLDGADPKRPPSLAKDAIQVITYHGAKGLEWPMTVLTGLAWEPRARLFEPIAEVDGALDWRAPLERRWIRFWPWPYGQSGKDSALEVAAFACELGQSAWRRAVHEDIRLLYVGVTRARDYLVLAPPAKGTLNWLKLLDEPDAAPHVVPPAADDNLLGVGDQTFVADVRPLAAKEAPEERYPQPSFVRPRGAPVDRLPLYLRPSQAEGGDWRVVERVSLGGRLPIDRVADMAAVGEALHAIIAYDDVNRDPAQRLEDADATLARWGVKGFAAVDALTASDRLSAWLRTRWPNGNMLHEAPVTARFGDQLVQGRIDLLVDYGHGSAIVDHKSFPGRMDHWEGHALLHAPQLGLYSDAVAAVSGRRCDQLWIHMPIVGALLRVMAHGHGGAEC comes from the coding sequence ATGCGTCGACTGAACACCATCACCGCAGCCGCCGGCGCCGGCAAAACCACCCGCATTGTTGCCGACATCGCGCGCGAGGTCACTATCCGTGCACCGGAAGAAATCCTAGCCACGACGTTCACGATCAAGGCGGCTGACGAACTTGTCGAGCGCGCTCGCGCGAAGCTCTTCGAAGGGGGGAATGTGGAAGAGGCGGCCCGCCTTCTCGGAGCACGCTTCGGCACCGTCAACGCCGTCTGCGGCCACATCGTCAGTGATTTTGCGATCGATCTGGGACGATCACCGTCAACGAGCGTCATCGGCGAAGGCAACGAGGCCTTGGTCTTCAGTGTGGCAGCGGATGCCGCCATTGCGGCAAGAGCCGGAGTGCTGAATCCGCTTGCGGAACGCTTCGGTTATAACGACCCCAGGCGTCCGGATAGCGGTGAGCCACCGGACTGGCGGCGCACGGTGCGAGCGATCGTGACTCTGGCCAGGGCCAACGGTCTCGATGCTGCAGGCTTATTAGCTTCGGCAGAACGGTCGGTTGAAACATATCGAACACTCCTGCCGTCGCCGGTCGCTGACGGCGCTGCCCTGGACGCAGCGCTCACCGCGGCGCTGGCAGCCGCCATGGCTGCTCGACCGGCACAGCCGAGCGCGACCGCGGCAAAGGACCTGCCGACCATTCGCGCCGCTCATGAGCGCGCCTCGCGTGGGGAGGTGCTCAATTGGTCAACTTGGGCAAAACTGACCAAGGTCAGCTGCGCGCGGACCAAGGATGGGCCGGCCTACGCGGAAGCCTTGGCCGATCTGGTTGCCGCGGCCGGACGCCACGTGGATCACCCACGTTTGCGGGGCGAGACCGAGCAGTTCATCCTTGAGACGTTCACTTGCGCCGCGGAGGCCCTGACGGCCTATCACAACTGGAAGGCAGAGCGCGGTCTTCTCGACTTCACGGATCAGGAGGCGCTCGCGCTTGAGGTGTTGAAGGATCCCGTTCGCGTTGGGCGACTGCGCGAGCGCGTTGGCCGCGTGTTCGTGGATGAGTTTCAGGATTCGAGCCCCCTGCAGCTCGCCGTGTTCACGGCTTTGGCGGAGGTCGCCGAAGAAAGCACCTGGGTCGGCGACCCGAAGCAGGCAATCTATGGCTTCCGCGGAGCCGATACGGAACTCACCCAAGCCGCTTTCACCGGCTCGGGCGTCGCTGCAAATCCGCAGGACGTGCTTTCGAAGTCCTGGCGCAGCCGCCCCGGAATAATCAAGCTGTCGAACGCCTTGTTTACTCCGGCATTCGAACGAATGGGGCTGGCGGCGGCCCAGCATGCGTTCTCTGGCGCGGCCCGATCGGACGTCGAGTTCGACCGCCCACCGATCGCTTGGTGGCCGCTCCTGGGCAAAGTCGAAGAGCAGGCGCAAGCCTTGGCCGAGGGAATTCGCCAGTGCCTGGCGGATACCTGGCAGTGGACGGTCGAAGGAGTTCGCCGCGAGCATCGACCCCTTCGCTCGGGAGATATCGCTGTCCTTTGCCGTACGAATACCGACGTGGCCCGTTTCGCTCGGGCACTGAGTCGAGCTGGCTTGCCAGTGGCGGTGGAGCGTTTCGGACTCGTGCGCACCCCCCATGTCGAACTTGTGCTCGCAGCTTGCCGTTTGGTGGCAGACGCGACTGACCGGCTGGCGCTCGCAGAACTCGCCCGGTTTTTCGGTGGCGATCCGGAATCGGATGACTGGTTGCATGCAGCCGCCGCCGAAGACTCGGCTGCGGCGCTGCGCGCAAGAGTTCCCGTCGCGGACGAGCTTGAGCGACTCCGCGAGCGCACACTCAATCTTACGCCCGTCGAACTGATAGACTCAGTGCTCGCCCTGCCGGCGCTGATGGAGCAGATCGAGCAATGGGGCGACCCGGCGATCCGTTTCGACGACCTCGAGGCGCTTCGCGGCTTTGCCGCCGCCTATGAAGGCGAATGCGCCGCGTCCGGCGCACCGGCGACGCTGCAAGGCTTGCTTCTCAGTCTCGATGGCGCTGATCCAAAGCGACCGCCGAGCCTCGCCAAAGATGCAATCCAGGTTATAACCTATCATGGCGCAAAGGGCCTGGAATGGCCCATGACCGTCCTGACGGGGCTTGCGTGGGAACCACGGGCACGGCTGTTCGAGCCGATCGCGGAGGTCGATGGCGCGCTCGACTGGCGGGCACCTCTCGAACGGCGCTGGATTCGTTTCTGGCCATGGCCTTATGGCCAATCTGGTAAAGACAGCGCCCTCGAAGTCGCTGCGTTCGCTTGCGAACTCGGCCAGTCTGCCTGGCGCCGCGCCGTGCATGAAGACATCCGGCTCCTGTATGTGGGGGTAACCCGCGCTCGTGATTACCTTGTACTTGCACCGCCTGCCAAAGGGACGTTGAACTGGCTGAAATTGCTGGACGAGCCTGATGCCGCTCCACACGTCGTTCCGCCAGCGGCGGACGACAATCTGTTGGGCGTGGGTGACCAAACCTTTGTTGCGGATGTCCGGCCCCTTGCAGCGAAGGAAGCGCCGGAGGAACGATATCCGCAGCCGTCTTTCGTGCGGCCGCGAGGCGCTCCGGTAGATCGGTTGCCGCTGTACCTACGGCCCAGCCAGGCGGAGGGCGGCGATTGGAGGGTCGTGGAACGCGTGAGCCTCGGGGGGCGGTTGCCGATCGATCGGGTCGCAGACATGGCGGCGGTCGGCGAAGCCTTGCACGCCATCATCGCGTACGATGATGTCAACCGGGACCCAGCACAGCGGCTGGAGGACGCCGACGCGACGCTCGCGCGTTGGGGGGTCAAGGGGTTCGCCGCGGTCGATGCATTGACCGCGTCCGACAGGCTTTCTGCCTGGCTCCGAACCCGTTGGCCCAATGGCAATATGTTGCACGAAGCCCCCGTGACGGCCCGGTTCGGTGATCAGCTCGTTCAAGGCAGGATCGACTTGCTCGTCGACTACGGCCATGGCTCGGCCATTGTCGACCATAAGAGCTTCCCCGGCCGCATGGATCATTGGGAGGGGCACGCCCTCCTGCACGCCCCTCAGCTCGGGCTTTACAGCGACGCCGTAGCTGCGGTCTCGGGCCGAAGGTGCGACCAGCTATGGATTCATATGCCAATCGTTGGCGCGCTACTGCGCGTGATGGCGCACGGTCATGGAGGTGCTGAATGCTAG
- a CDS encoding helix-turn-helix transcriptional regulator, protein MSESDDRRTWTQQRRFEFLEWKMFWENRVIRSDLESTFGISTPQASVDLRHYREIAPGNLESTARGYKPSPKFKPHFLIPSADRLLLQLRAALSSVIPRSDLWFREDPPVEVAPDIARSVSPECLRQILMAMRERVALDVRYHALTGARRRAIAPHALAFDGHRWHVRAWCCDNEDFRDFVLSRIDEIGETKPVQFDPEHDIEWATKVMLRLRPHRGLSPEQSKAIQLDYGMVDGRLDIEMRASLAFYFIRRMNLDLAESKELSPERLQIELENLGSVMAQIQEAKSRTKELVRSEHEGR, encoded by the coding sequence ATGTCGGAATCCGACGATCGACGCACATGGACGCAACAGCGGCGCTTCGAATTCCTGGAATGGAAGATGTTCTGGGAGAACCGAGTTATCAGAAGCGACCTGGAATCAACGTTTGGCATTTCCACACCGCAAGCCTCTGTGGATCTAAGGCATTACAGAGAGATCGCACCCGGCAATCTCGAGTCGACCGCGAGAGGTTACAAACCATCGCCAAAGTTCAAGCCGCACTTCCTGATTCCCTCTGCCGACCGATTACTCCTGCAATTGCGGGCGGCTCTTTCGAGTGTCATCCCAAGATCTGACCTCTGGTTCAGGGAGGACCCACCAGTTGAGGTCGCACCAGATATAGCCCGGAGCGTTTCACCCGAGTGCTTGCGGCAGATTCTAATGGCAATGCGCGAACGTGTAGCACTCGACGTCCGCTACCACGCTCTCACTGGGGCGCGTCGCCGTGCCATCGCACCTCATGCTCTGGCATTTGACGGTCACCGTTGGCACGTTCGCGCTTGGTGCTGCGATAACGAGGACTTCCGCGATTTCGTCCTCTCGCGCATCGACGAAATCGGAGAAACAAAGCCAGTACAATTCGATCCCGAACATGACATCGAGTGGGCGACGAAGGTCATGCTCCGGCTCAGACCGCACCGCGGCCTCTCGCCAGAGCAGAGCAAGGCAATCCAGCTTGACTACGGGATGGTCGATGGCCGCCTTGACATCGAGATGCGAGCCTCGCTTGCGTTTTATTTCATCCGACGCATGAACCTGGACCTCGCGGAATCGAAAGAGCTTTCGCCCGAACGGCTGCAGATCGAGCTCGAGAATCTCGGTTCAGTGATGGCCCAGATCCAAGAGGCTAAATCGCGGACAAAGGAACTCGTCCGAAGCGAGCATGAAGGTCGCTAA
- a CDS encoding DGQHR domain-containing protein — MDLIDDHIAYTEPHIRPVLLGLRAAIRGLDPRIVERATPAQRIVYLIDRIFAEVKVQKGCVLVRFFDRRIPDPERRVRHIEHARKNGWQHDKEIRLYELNSVDYAMQFISASLGIVGPPLVSNNSFPVRNLPKSEVPMSTTITIPAARVRQGDLTLYATALKVRDLIRPGFYTVETLDPSDTDDKGYQRLLNKSRARKLADYVVKGQDARDAFLPTSVFLATDKTVPFDENGNTITIDVAKVGPFNVVDGQHRLEGLKVASEKDSRVLDFEVPVNVAINLPTLHQMCHFLIVNSTQKSVDKSVEQRIVARLTEALDVEDIPSLPRWILNTVEKGEVERAIRYVDFLNDQPDSPWYDKIRKANDDAGPGRINQSSFAKSILKYVLTANNPISAIMDFDKERRIFLNYWKAISSILDDGNSETLYKYGGVELFCQFSVPFFMKLQTSGNYRVETMETLLQSCFDNVEGEYAGVGHPEWWRTGGQAGRLNSGALRLVSNEMAKALNKSSMAETIQI, encoded by the coding sequence ATGGATTTAATTGATGATCATATTGCATACACCGAACCTCATATCCGGCCGGTCCTACTTGGACTAAGGGCTGCAATTAGGGGTCTTGACCCGCGAATAGTCGAACGCGCAACACCTGCGCAGCGCATAGTTTACCTCATCGATCGCATCTTCGCGGAAGTGAAGGTGCAGAAGGGTTGCGTGCTTGTCCGTTTCTTCGACAGACGTATTCCAGATCCCGAGCGGCGAGTTCGGCACATCGAACATGCCCGGAAAAATGGCTGGCAGCACGACAAGGAAATTCGTCTGTACGAACTGAATTCCGTGGATTACGCAATGCAGTTTATATCGGCGTCCTTAGGAATAGTCGGCCCGCCGCTTGTTTCAAATAATTCTTTTCCCGTCAGAAACTTACCAAAATCTGAGGTGCCTATGTCAACTACCATTACCATTCCCGCAGCTCGTGTTCGTCAGGGTGATTTGACGTTGTATGCGACTGCGCTCAAGGTTAGAGATCTGATCCGCCCCGGGTTCTATACTGTCGAGACGCTTGACCCGTCTGACACGGACGACAAGGGATACCAAAGGCTCCTAAACAAGAGTCGCGCGAGAAAACTCGCGGACTACGTTGTGAAAGGCCAGGACGCGCGGGACGCGTTCCTACCCACATCGGTATTTCTTGCGACGGACAAGACTGTTCCGTTCGACGAAAACGGAAATACTATTACCATTGATGTCGCGAAGGTCGGCCCGTTCAATGTCGTCGACGGACAACATCGGCTCGAGGGATTGAAGGTTGCCTCAGAGAAGGATTCGCGCGTCCTTGATTTCGAAGTGCCGGTTAACGTGGCCATCAATCTTCCGACGCTGCATCAGATGTGCCACTTCCTGATCGTCAACTCGACGCAAAAGAGCGTCGATAAGTCGGTCGAGCAACGAATTGTGGCGAGATTGACCGAAGCGTTGGATGTTGAGGACATCCCGAGTTTGCCGCGATGGATCCTCAATACAGTGGAAAAAGGAGAAGTTGAGAGAGCTATAAGATATGTAGACTTTCTCAATGACCAGCCAGACTCCCCCTGGTACGACAAGATTCGTAAGGCGAATGATGACGCTGGGCCTGGACGGATCAACCAGAGCAGCTTCGCGAAGTCAATTCTAAAGTATGTGCTGACCGCAAATAATCCGATCTCAGCCATAATGGACTTCGATAAAGAAAGAAGAATATTTTTGAATTATTGGAAAGCGATTTCTTCCATCCTTGATGATGGCAATTCAGAAACTCTATACAAGTACGGTGGCGTGGAGCTGTTCTGCCAATTCTCAGTTCCGTTTTTCATGAAGCTGCAAACCAGCGGCAACTACCGGGTGGAGACCATGGAAACCCTACTGCAGTCCTGCTTCGACAACGTCGAGGGAGAGTATGCCGGAGTGGGGCATCCGGAATGGTGGCGCACGGGCGGGCAGGCTGGCCGGTTGAACTCTGGAGCACTTCGCCTGGTGTCGAACGAAATGGCCAAGGCACTGAACAAATCTTCTATGGCTGAAACGATCCAGATATGA